A section of the Oncorhynchus nerka isolate Pitt River linkage group LG3, Oner_Uvic_2.0, whole genome shotgun sequence genome encodes:
- the LOC115103972 gene encoding leucine-rich repeat and immunoglobulin-like domain-containing nogo receptor-interacting protein 1, which produces MFVESVVRWGAWSILLQCGLLGVSAGDFPWPCPARCVCRLETLEVNCSDKQLTSVSEGFASGTQRINLSRNKLKTLGRRQFFGMTQLEDLDISDNHIAMIEVEAFQGLQNLKTLCIRSNRLKIISVGVFSGLPSLRFLDLSENEILVFLDFTFRELVSLHQLEAGENDLVFISQRAFTGLQNLQELNLDRSNLTSIPTEALSQLQSLTRLRMIRLTISALPNNAFRRLHRLRSLVISHWPLLDKLASNSLIGLNLTSLVISSCNLSAVPYQALRHLVYLGYLDLSYNPITAIQGNLLGDLLRLQELHLAGGNLLRIEPGAFRGLAYFRLLNVTSNQLSTLEDSAFHSVGNLQVLRLDGNPLACDCRLLWVVRRRQRLNFDGRQPTCSTPDMVREREFRDFSEKELPRLFTCRQARIVDRRSQEVRVEEGTTVLFSCKADGDPMPSFTWLSAQRIPLSTTGRIRVLSNGTLEVRYAQVQDSGTYQCTAGNAAGNDSLYVSLYVKGFPRNRTMPFFTDEGWIESSHAPTANSSAQVANQYPFDAKTLIIATTMGFLSFLSSVAICFVFMFFWSQSKGQIKHTATIDYVPRSSMGVGGGGGGGGGGDAGKFTMKLI; this is translated from the coding sequence ATGTTTGTGGAGTCTGTTGTCAGATGGGGGGCATGGAGCATCTTGCTCCAGTGTGGATTATTGGGCGTGTCAGCAGGGGACTTCCCCTGGCCTTGccctgccaggtgtgtgtgtcgGCTTGAGACTTTAGAAGTTAACTGCTCTGACAAGCAGCTGACTTCTGTGTCTGAGGGCTTCGCTAGTGGCACCCAGCGCATCAACTTATCTCGTAACAAGCTGAAGACGCTGGGTCGTCGCCAGTTCTTTGGCATGACCCAGCTAGAGGATCTGGACATTAGTGACAATCACATTGCCATGATTGAAGTGGAGGCTTTCCAGGGCCTGCAGAACCTCAAGACCCTGTGCATTAGGAGCAATCGCCTGAAGATCATCTCTGTGGGGGTCTTCTCCGGACTGCCCAGCCTGCGCTTCCTGGACCTGAGTGAGAACGAGATCCTGGTCTTTCTGGACTTTACTTTCCGTGAGTTGGTGAGCCTTCACCAGCTGGAGGCTGGGGAGAATGACCTGGTGTTTATCTCCCAGCGGGCCTTTACCGGCCTGCAGAACCTGCAGGAGCTCAATCTGGACCGCAGCAACCTGACCTCCATCCCCACCGAGGCACTATCCCAGCTCCAGAGCCTGACTCGGCTGCGCATGATCCGCCTCACCATCTCGGCGCTGCCCAACAATGCCTTCCGCCGCCTGCATCGGCTGCGTAGCCTCGTCATCTCCCACTGGCCCTTGCTGGACAAGCTGGCCAGCAACAGCCTGATTGGCCTCAACCTCACCTCGCTGGTCATCAGCAGCTGCAATCTCAGTGCTGTCCCATACCAGGCACTGCGCCACCTGGTCTACCTGGGCTACCTGGACCTGTCCTACAACCCCATCACAGCCATCCAGGGTAACCTGCTGGGGGACCTGTTGCGGCTGCAGGAACTGCACCTGGCTGGGGGCAACCTGCTCCGCATCGAGCCAGGGGCCTTCAGGGGGCTGGCATACTTCCGTCTGCTCAACGTGACATCCAACCAGCTCAGCACACTGGAGGACAGTGCCTTCCACTCGGTGGGGAATCTGCAGGTCCTGCGGCTGGATGGGAACCCCCTGGCCTGCGACTGCCGACTACTCTGGGTGGTCCGCCGGCGACAGCGCCTGAACTTTGACGGTCGCCAACCCACCTGCTCCACCCCAGACATGGTGCGAGAGCGGGAATTCCGGGACTTCTCAGAGAAAGAGCTCCCGAGACTGTTCACCTGCCGGCAGGCCCGCATTGTAGACCGCAGGTCCCAGGAGGTCAGGGTGGAGGAGGGCACTACGGTGCTCTTCTCCTGCAAGGCAGATGGTGACCCAATGCCCTCCTTTACCTGGTTGTCAGCCCAGCGGATTCCGCTCTCCACTACGGGGCGCATCAGGGTGTTGTCCAATGGGACTCTAGAAGTACGCTATGCCCAGGTTCAGGACAGCGGCACATACCAGTGCACGGCGGGCAACGCAGCTGGCAACGACAGCCTGTACGTCAGCCTCTATGTGAAGGGTTTCCCACGTAACCGCACCATGCCATTTTTCACAGACGAAGGCTGGATAGAGTCCTCACACGCTCCTACTGCCAACTCCTCTGCCCAGGTGGCCAACCAGTACCCGTTTGATGCCAAGACACTGATCATCGCCACCACCATGGGCTTCCTGTCCTTCCTCAGCTCAGTGGCTATCTGCTTCGTCTTCATGTTCTTCTGGAGCCAGAGCAAGGGGCAAATCAAACACACAGCCACCATCGACTATGTGCCCCGTTCCTCAAtgggggtaggaggaggaggagggggagggggtggaggggatgCTGGCAAGTTCACCATGAAGCTTATCTAA